A stretch of Brassica napus cultivar Da-Ae chromosome C6, Da-Ae, whole genome shotgun sequence DNA encodes these proteins:
- the LOC106354669 gene encoding uncharacterized protein LOC106354669 codes for MENWSISDLVEEDWSISDIVEANEKRYVRERGRLMKRKRPLANLSVTELEQMRQEALRIIAACGLCPEGEIESAQERQIGCKNKNILTDQRVTTEKSDVGQSSGEGSTEETHANPAPDE; via the exons atggaaaactggTCTATCTCAGACCTCGTGGAAGAAGACTGGTCTATCTCAGACATTGTGGAAGCAAATGAAAAAAGATATGTGCGTGAGAGAGGGAGACTCATGAAGAGGAAGCGGCCATTGGCCAACTTATCTGTGACTGAATTGGAACAAATGAGGCAAGAGGCTTTAAGAATAATAGCAGCATGTGGTCTCTGTCCCGAAGGAGAGATTGAGTCTGCTCAAGAGAG gCAAATTGGATGCAAGAACAAGAACATACTCACGGATCAGCGTGTGACGACAG AAAAATCAGATGTTGGGCAATCTTCAGGAGAAGGCAGCACAGAAGAAACTCATGCAAACCCTGCCCCAGATGAATAA
- the LOC125589182 gene encoding EP1-like glycoprotein 3 encodes MKFSITLSLCFTLSIFLIGAQAKVPVDEQFLVVNKGGYTDYSPIEYNPDVRGFQPFNDNFRLCFYNTTPNAYTLALRIGNRAQESTLRWVWEANRGSPVKENATLTFGEDGNLVLADVDGRLVWQTNTANKGAVGIKILENGNMVIYDTNGKFIWQSFDSPTDTLLVGQSLKRNGRNKLVSRLSRSVNTNGPYSLVMEDKKLVLYYTTSKTPKPIAYYDYEFFSKITQLQSMTFQAGEDSDSTWGLDMEGVDSGSQFNVSTFLSRPKHNATLSFIRLESDGNVRVWSYSTLATATAWDVTYTAFTNDDTDGNDECRIPEHCLNFGLCKKGQCNACPTDKGLLGWDETCKTPSLTSCDPKTFHYFKIEGADSFMTKYNGGSSATEKACGDKCTSDCKCLGFFYNRKSSRCWMGYELKTMIRTGDASLVAYVKAPNAIKKSVL; translated from the exons atgaaattctCAATCACATTGTCTCTCTGCTTCACTCTCTCCATTTTCTTGATCGGAGCACAAGCCAAAGTCCCCGTGGACGAGCAGTTCCTAGTAGTCAACAAAGGAGGCTACACCGACTACAGTCCCATCGAATATAACCCCGACGTACGTGGCTTCCAGCCCTTCAACGACAACTTCCGTCTCTGTTTCTACAACACAACCCCAAACGCGTATACACTCGCTCTCAGAATCGGAAACAGAGCTCAAGAGTCAACTCTCCGGTGGGTCTGGGAAGCTAACAGAGGCTCGCCGGTCAAAGAAAACGCGACGTTGACTTTCGGTGAAGACGGAAACCTCGTGCTCGCCGACGTCGATGGTCGCCTCGTCTGGCAAACGAACACGGCTAACAAAGGTGCCGTGGGGATCAAGATCTTGGAGAATGGCAATATGGTAATATACGATACCAATGGTAAATTCATATGGCAGAGCTTTGACTCTCCTACAGACACACTTCTTGTCGGACAATCTCTTAAACGAAACG GACGGAACAAGCTCGTAAGCAGACTGTCTCGTTCGGTCAACACAAATGGACCGTACAGTCTTGTTATGGAAGACAAGAAGTTAGTTTTATACTACACGACAAGCAAAACTCCGAAGCCTATCGCTTACTACGACTACGAGTTCTTCTCCAAGATCACTCAGTTACAATCCATGACGTTCCAAGCTGGGGAAGATTCAGACAGCACTTGGGGCCTAGACATGGAAGGTGTCGACTCTGGTTCTCAGTTCAACGTCTCAACGTTCCTCTCGCGACCCAAACACAACGCGACGTTGAGTTTCATTAGGTTAGAATCAGACGGTAACGTTAGAGTTTGGAGTTACAGCACGCTAGCGACTGCAACGGCTTGGGACGTGACCTACACGGCGTTTACTAACGACGATACCGACGGTAACGACGAGTGTAGAATCCCTGAGCATTGTTTGAACTTTGGTTTGTGTAAGAAAGGTCAGTGTAACGCTTGTCCTACCGACAAAGGACTTCTCGGATGGGACGAGACTTGTAAGACTCCAAGTCTCACGAGTTGCGATCCCAAGACGTTTCATTATTTCAAGATCGAGGGAGCTGATAGTTTCATGACCAAGTATAACGGTGGCTCGTCGGCAACGGAGAAAGCGTGTGGAGACAAGTGTACGAGTGATTGTAAGTGTTTAGGTTTTTTCTACAACAGGAAGAGTTCAAGGTGTTGGATGGGTTATGAGCTCAAGACAATGATTAGAACCGGAGATGCTTCGCTGGTAGCTTATGTCAAGGCTCCTAATGCTATCAAGAAGTCAGTTCTTTGA
- the LOC125589184 gene encoding ubiquitin-conjugating enzyme E2 36-like produces MANSNLPRRIIKETQRLLSEPAPGISASPSEENMRYFNVMVLGPSQSPYEGGVFKLELFLPEEYPMSAPKVRFLTKIYHPNIDKLGRICLDILKDKWSPALQIRTVLLSIQALLSAPNPDDPLSENIAKHWKSNEAEAVETAKEWTRLYASGA; encoded by the exons ATGGCCAACAGCAATCTGCCCCGAAGAATCATCAAG GAAACGCAACGTCTGCTCAGTGAACCGG CTCCGGGTATAAGTGCATCTCCATCTGAGGAGAACATGAGATACTTCAACGTTATGGTTCTTGGTCCTTCTCAATCACCTTATGAAG GAGGTGTTTTCAAGTTGGAGCTCTTTTTGCCTGAAGAGTACCCTATGTCAGCTCCCAAG GTTAGGTTTCTCACCAAGATATACCATCCTAACATTGACAAG CTTGGAAGAATCTGTCTTGATATCCTGAAAGACAAATGGAGCCCTGCTCTACAAATACGAACAGTGCTCTTAAG TATTCAAGCTCTTCTGAGTGCACCAAACCCTGATGATCCATTGTCTGAGAACATCGCTAAGCATTGGAAGAGTAATGAGGCTGAAGCTGTGGAGACAG CTAAAGAATGGACCCGTCTGTACGCAAGCGGCGCATAA
- the LOC125574877 gene encoding uncharacterized membrane protein At1g16860-like: MGSRYASHQLSNGLFVSGRPEQPKEKPPTMSSVATPYTGGDIKKSGELGKMFDIPTDGTKSRKSGPITGASSRSGQQPGPGGPNATGRMSGSLASTGSNSMKKTNSGPLSKHGEPLKKSSGPQSGNSGPIPILPTTGLITSGPITSGPLNSSGAPRKISGPLDYSGSMKPHHHNNPSSVVHNQAVTTLAPEDDFSCMKSFPKPVMWLVILIFVMGFLAGGFILGAVHNAILLIVVAVLFAAVAALFFWNVSCEKRGITDFVARYPDADLRTAKNGQYVKVTGVVTCGNVPLESSFHRVPRCVYTSTCLYEYRGWGSKPANASHRRFTWGLRSAERHVVDFYISDFQSGLRALVKTGNGAKVTPIVDDSVVIDFKPGSEQASPDFVRWLGQKNLSNDERVMRLKEGYIKEGSTVSVIGVVQRNESVLMIVPTTEPLAAGWQWSKCTFPASLEGIVLRCEDSSNVDAIPV, from the exons ATGGGTTCGAGATACGCATCTCACCAGCTCAGCAACGGCCTCTTCGTCTCCGGCAGGCCAGAGCAGCCCAAAGAAAAGCCTCCAACGATGAGCTCAGTAGCCACGCCTTACACCGGCGGCGACATCAAGAAATCAGGAGAGCTAGGAAAAATGTTCGACATCCCCACAGATGGAACCAAGTCAAGAAAGTCCGGCCCGATCACCGGAGCCTCTTCCAGAAGCGGCCAGCAGCCCGGCCCGGGCGGGCCCAACGCAACCGGCCGCATGTCAGGCTCCTTAGCTTCCACCGGTTCGAACTCGATGAAGAAAACAAACTCAGGACCTTTGTCTAAACACGGTGAGCCGTTAAAGAAATCCTCCGGTCCCCAATCCGGAAACTCCGGTCCCATCCCTATACTCCCGACCACAGGGCTCATAACGTCTGGGCCCATCACCTCAGGCCCGTTGAACTCGTCCGGGGCTCCTAGGAAGATCTCTGGTCCTCTGGACTACTCCGGTTCGATGAAGCCGCATCATCATAATAACCCTTCTTCAGTTGTTCATAACCAGGCGGTGACCACGCTCGCTCCTGAAGATGACTTCTCCTGCATGAAGAGCTTCCCTAAGCCTGTGATGTGGCTGGTAATACTTATATTTGTGATGGGGTTCCTCGCCGGAGGCTTCATCCTCGGAGCGGTTCACAATGCGATTCTCCTCATTGTTGTGGCGGTCTTGTTCGCTGCTGTTGCTGCGCTCTTCTTTTGGAATGTGTCTTGTGAGAAACGTGGGATTACAGATTTTGTGGCTCGTTATCCTGATGCTGATCTTAGAACTGCTAAAAACGGTCAATACGTTAAGGTCACTGGG GTTGTCACCTGTGGTAACGTACCGCTTGAGTCATCGTTCCAtagagttcccagatgtgtttaCACGTCTACGTGTCTGTATGAGTACCGTGGATGGGGTTCGAAGCCAGCTAATGCTTCACACCGCCGCTTCACATGGGGACTGAGATCAGCAGAG AGGCATGTGGTGGACTTCTACATCTCTGATTTTCAATCCGGGCTGAGAGCATTGGTGAAGACTGGAAACGGTGCAAAGGTGACACCTATAGTTGATGATTCTGTTGTCATTGACTTCAAGCCAGGAAGCGAGCAAGCGTCTCCAGATTTCGTGAGGTGGTTGGGTCAGAAGAATCTATCTAATGATGAAAGAGTAATGCGGCTAAAAGAAGG GTATATCAAAGAAGGGAGCACAGTGAGTGTGATAGGAGTGGTGCAGAGAAACGAGAGCGTGCTAATGATAGTCCCAACGACGGAGCCATTAGCTGCTGGTTGGCAGTGGAGCAAGTGCACGTTCCCTGCAAGCCTTGAAGGGATTGTACTGAGATGTGAAGATTCATCGAACGTAGACGCCATTCCTGTCTAG
- the LOC125589183 gene encoding uncharacterized protein LOC125589183: MARSSSPSLSLSRCRFAAVSLLPSSRSIFFRSQSSNRRSNLGELIEIDVAASQSQSQSDPLSQKLEDAVHRIMVRRAAPDWLPFLPGASYWVPPRRSQSHGIAKLVEKLANPVGDEESVSVASGRGWPCSDYFIKGVEPESVETEMASGTAAFHSEDEEG, encoded by the exons ATGGCTCGATCTTCGTCTccgtctctttctctctctcgctGCCGATTCGCCGCGGTCTCCCTCCTCCCTTCATCTCGATCCATCTTCTTCCGATCTCAATCCTCGAACCGCCGCTCCAACCTCGGGGAGTTGATTGAGATCGACGTCGCCGCGTCGCAGTCGCAGTCGCAATCGGATCCTCTTTCGCAGAAGCTGGAGGACGCGGTGCACCGGATAATGGTGCGCCGAGCCGCGCCTGATTGGCTCCCTTTCCTTCCCGGCGCTTCGTATTGGGTCCCGCCTCGTAGGTCCCAGTCCCACGGGATCGCTAAGCTCGTTGAGAAGCTGGCGAATCCGGTCGGAGATGAAGAGTCAGTCTCTGTCGCGTCGGGTCGTGGATGGCCTTGTTCTGATTACTTCATCAAAG GTGTAGAGCCTGAATCGGTGGAGACGGAGATGGCTTCAGGTACTGCTGCATTTCACTCTGAGGATGAGGAAGGGTGA
- the LOC106438778 gene encoding V-type proton ATPase catalytic subunit A-like isoform X1: MPAFYGGKLTTFEDDEKESEYGYVRKVSGPVVVADGMAGAAMYELVRVGNDNLIGEIIRLEGDSATIQVYEETAGLTVNDPVLRTHKPLSVELGPGILGNIFDGIQRPLKTIAKRSGDVYIPRGVSVPALDKDCLWEFQPNDFVEGDTITGGDLYATVFENTLMTHRVALPPDAMGKITYLAPAGQYSLKDTVLELEFQGVKKSYTMLQSWPVRTPRPVASKLAADTPLLTGQRVLDALFPSVLGGTCAIPGAFGCGKTVISQALSKYSNSDAVVYVGCGERGNEMAEVLMDFPQLTMTLPDGREESVMKRTTLVANTSNMPVAAREASIYTGITIAEYFRDMGMNVSMMADSTSRWAEALREISGRLAEMPADSGYPAYLAARLASFYERAGKVKCLGGPERDGSVTIVGAVSPPGGDFSDPVTSATLSIVQVFWGLDKKLAQRKHFPSVNWLISYSKYSTALESFYEKFDPDFINIRTKAREVLQREDDLNEIVQLVGKDALAEGDKITLETAKLLREDYLAQNAFTPYDKFCPFYKSVWMMRNIIHFYNLANQAVERAAGMDGQKITYTLIKHRLGDLFYRLVSQKFEDPAEGEAALVAKFKKLYEDLTAGFRALEDETR, from the exons atgcCGGCGTTTTACGGAGGAAAGCTGACGACTTTCGAGGATGATGAGAAGGAGAGCGAGTATGGTTACGTTCGCAAG GTCTCAGGTCCCGTCGTGGTTGCTGATGGTATGGCTGGTGCTGCTATGTATGAGTTAGTGCGTGTTGGTAATGATAATCTCATTGGAGAAATCATCCGTCTTGAAGGAGATTCCGCCACCATCCAAG tgTACGAGGAGACAGCTGGACTGACGGTTAATGATCCTGTTCTACGTACACACAAG CCTCTTTCTGTGGAGCTTGGACCAGGGATATTGGGAAACATCTTCGATGGGATTCAG AGGCCTTTGAAGACAATTGCGAAAAGATCTGGTGATGTGTACATCCCTCGTGGTGTCTCTGTTCCTGCTCTTGACAAAGATTGTCTTTGGGAGTTCCAGCCTAATGATTTCG TTGAGGGAGACACAATAACTGGTGGTGACTTGTATGCT ACCGTCTTCGAGAACACTCTGATGACTCACCGTGTTGCCCTTCCTCCTGATGCCATGGGGAAGATCACTTACCTTGCTCCTGCTGGTCAATACTCCCTTAAG GATACAGTGCTAGAGCTTGAATTCCAGGGGGTTAAGAAGTCGTACACCATGCTTCAG AGCTGGCCTGTACGTACGCCTAGGCCAGTTGCATCCAAGCTTGCTGCCGATACTCCTCTACTCACGGGACAG CGTGTCCTTGATGCTCTTTTCCCTTCTGTTCTTGGTGGAACTTGTGCTATTCCTGGTGCTTTTGGCTGTGGTAAAACTGTTATCAGTCAGGCACTTTCCAAG TACTCCAACTCCGATGCTGTTGTTTACGTTGGTTGTGGAGAGAGAGGAAATGAAATGGCTGAG GTGCTGATGGACTTCCCACAATTGACAATGACGTTGCCTGATGGCCGTGAGGAATCTGTCATGAAACGTACCACACTGGTTGCCAACACCTCTAACATGCCTGTGGCTGCTCGTGAAGCCTCTATTTACACTG GAATCACCATCGCTGAGTATTTTAGAGATATGGGGATGAATGTTAGTATGATGGCCGACTCAACATCCCGTTGGGCAGAAGCATTGAGAGAAATTTCAGGACGGCTG GCTGAGATGCCTGCAGACAGTGGATACCCTGCGTATCTAGCAGCACGTCTAGCGTCTTTCTACGAACGTGCTGGTAAAGTGAAATGTCTCGGTGGACCAGAGCGTGATGGAAGTGTCACAATTGTTGGTGCTGTTTCACCTCCTGGTGGAGACTTTTCGGATCCTGTGACGTCTGCTACCCTTAGTATTGTGCAG GTCTTCTGGGGTTTGGACAAAAAGCTTGCCCAGAGAAAGCATTTCCCTTCTGTTAATTGGTTGATTTCATACTCAAAGTATTCAACG GCATTGGAATCTTTCTATGAGAAGTTCGATCCAGATTTCATCAACATCAGGACAAAGGCCAGAGAGGTGTTGCAGAGGGAAGATGATCTTAATGAAATTGTCCAG CTTGTGGGAAAAGATGCGCTAGCTGAAGGTGACAAGATCACCTTGGAAACAGCTAAGCTGTTGAGGGAAGACTACCTTGCTCAAAACGCTTTCACTCC ATATGACAAGTTCTGCCCTTTCTACAAGTCTGTGTGGATGATGCGTAACATTATCCATTTCTACAACCTAGCCAATCAG GCGGTTGAAAGAGCAGCTGGAATGGACGGTCAAAAGATTACCTACACTCTCATCAAGCATCGCTTGGGAGATCTTTTCTACCGTTTAGT GTCACAGAAGTTCGAAGATCCAGCAGAAGGGGAGGCTGCACTTGTGGCTAAATTCAAGAAACTGTACGAGGATCTCACCGCTGGATTCCGTGCCTTGGAGGATGAAACTCGTTAA
- the LOC106438778 gene encoding V-type proton ATPase catalytic subunit A-like isoform X2, whose product MPAFYGGKLTTFEDDEKESEYGYVRKVSGPVVVADGMAGAAMYELVRVGNDNLIGEIIRLEGDSATIQVYEETAGLTVNDPVLRTHKPLSVELGPGILGNIFDGIQRPLKTIAKRSGDVYIPRGVSVPALDKDCLWEFQPNDFVEGDTITGGDLYATVFENTLMTHRVALPPDAMGKITYLAPAGQYSLKDTVLELEFQGVKKSYTMLQRVLDALFPSVLGGTCAIPGAFGCGKTVISQALSKYSNSDAVVYVGCGERGNEMAEVLMDFPQLTMTLPDGREESVMKRTTLVANTSNMPVAAREASIYTGITIAEYFRDMGMNVSMMADSTSRWAEALREISGRLAEMPADSGYPAYLAARLASFYERAGKVKCLGGPERDGSVTIVGAVSPPGGDFSDPVTSATLSIVQVFWGLDKKLAQRKHFPSVNWLISYSKYSTALESFYEKFDPDFINIRTKAREVLQREDDLNEIVQLVGKDALAEGDKITLETAKLLREDYLAQNAFTPYDKFCPFYKSVWMMRNIIHFYNLANQAVERAAGMDGQKITYTLIKHRLGDLFYRLVSQKFEDPAEGEAALVAKFKKLYEDLTAGFRALEDETR is encoded by the exons atgcCGGCGTTTTACGGAGGAAAGCTGACGACTTTCGAGGATGATGAGAAGGAGAGCGAGTATGGTTACGTTCGCAAG GTCTCAGGTCCCGTCGTGGTTGCTGATGGTATGGCTGGTGCTGCTATGTATGAGTTAGTGCGTGTTGGTAATGATAATCTCATTGGAGAAATCATCCGTCTTGAAGGAGATTCCGCCACCATCCAAG tgTACGAGGAGACAGCTGGACTGACGGTTAATGATCCTGTTCTACGTACACACAAG CCTCTTTCTGTGGAGCTTGGACCAGGGATATTGGGAAACATCTTCGATGGGATTCAG AGGCCTTTGAAGACAATTGCGAAAAGATCTGGTGATGTGTACATCCCTCGTGGTGTCTCTGTTCCTGCTCTTGACAAAGATTGTCTTTGGGAGTTCCAGCCTAATGATTTCG TTGAGGGAGACACAATAACTGGTGGTGACTTGTATGCT ACCGTCTTCGAGAACACTCTGATGACTCACCGTGTTGCCCTTCCTCCTGATGCCATGGGGAAGATCACTTACCTTGCTCCTGCTGGTCAATACTCCCTTAAG GATACAGTGCTAGAGCTTGAATTCCAGGGGGTTAAGAAGTCGTACACCATGCTTCAG CGTGTCCTTGATGCTCTTTTCCCTTCTGTTCTTGGTGGAACTTGTGCTATTCCTGGTGCTTTTGGCTGTGGTAAAACTGTTATCAGTCAGGCACTTTCCAAG TACTCCAACTCCGATGCTGTTGTTTACGTTGGTTGTGGAGAGAGAGGAAATGAAATGGCTGAG GTGCTGATGGACTTCCCACAATTGACAATGACGTTGCCTGATGGCCGTGAGGAATCTGTCATGAAACGTACCACACTGGTTGCCAACACCTCTAACATGCCTGTGGCTGCTCGTGAAGCCTCTATTTACACTG GAATCACCATCGCTGAGTATTTTAGAGATATGGGGATGAATGTTAGTATGATGGCCGACTCAACATCCCGTTGGGCAGAAGCATTGAGAGAAATTTCAGGACGGCTG GCTGAGATGCCTGCAGACAGTGGATACCCTGCGTATCTAGCAGCACGTCTAGCGTCTTTCTACGAACGTGCTGGTAAAGTGAAATGTCTCGGTGGACCAGAGCGTGATGGAAGTGTCACAATTGTTGGTGCTGTTTCACCTCCTGGTGGAGACTTTTCGGATCCTGTGACGTCTGCTACCCTTAGTATTGTGCAG GTCTTCTGGGGTTTGGACAAAAAGCTTGCCCAGAGAAAGCATTTCCCTTCTGTTAATTGGTTGATTTCATACTCAAAGTATTCAACG GCATTGGAATCTTTCTATGAGAAGTTCGATCCAGATTTCATCAACATCAGGACAAAGGCCAGAGAGGTGTTGCAGAGGGAAGATGATCTTAATGAAATTGTCCAG CTTGTGGGAAAAGATGCGCTAGCTGAAGGTGACAAGATCACCTTGGAAACAGCTAAGCTGTTGAGGGAAGACTACCTTGCTCAAAACGCTTTCACTCC ATATGACAAGTTCTGCCCTTTCTACAAGTCTGTGTGGATGATGCGTAACATTATCCATTTCTACAACCTAGCCAATCAG GCGGTTGAAAGAGCAGCTGGAATGGACGGTCAAAAGATTACCTACACTCTCATCAAGCATCGCTTGGGAGATCTTTTCTACCGTTTAGT GTCACAGAAGTTCGAAGATCCAGCAGAAGGGGAGGCTGCACTTGTGGCTAAATTCAAGAAACTGTACGAGGATCTCACCGCTGGATTCCGTGCCTTGGAGGATGAAACTCGTTAA